One genomic window of Eggerthella timonensis includes the following:
- a CDS encoding peptidase M6, with protein sequence MLRTVRLATLSAVASIAIVLASLTMPPSAYASEEPLSPCVATDEQRAIYAEDGTLEERAAFQESLDNDEPTAGLIQQAIAREQASNGIAANAVPGNDGGMATVGKAHVLALRVSFPDKKFEAGDTLEALQALIGPRNEGEAALPSAGPYPYESLHDYYQRASYGTLSITGEAFDYQAQHERDHYTANIGQLYKEALDHLEASGVDLAQFDANGDGRIDAVYLHFAGADTGWGSVWWSNEQVLNVPDATYANGAVQLWNAVALANPCDTAWAAQTMIHETGHVLGLPDYYQYASQQGGSTGRTGILTFDIMMLNQGDHNGFSKWMLGWLPENKITRVFANENGIDVKRDGAVVQHVDPAEDGSSSVEQALAAFTSDDLHETGGIIVVANEDESMFSSYYLLQYDQFASNQSVYYGGAQGAENIPLPSGFRLYRVQAEVGSGGDYLVHSNAYGTTHNQLIELVDPDMSEPHTETSSLIPSAIGSDEYGCMLYEGDGVSPQGYPSTNFYENANVGFTGLTISVTESETDQGTVAILYSNADKPADPADFTLTPTFDAVSNVCMLTFEASLAPMLTSPLPAATQLIVDGQHHALLDIAVDGTTVTLSCLLDAGSIGPSSTCEIVFPAGLFTLSRTSEGTTFSPEIRLPLKANASLTAVSRSGVYQGTEYTDDLVATSDVFTSPNGTKRFFQIADGALRLHTLDADDLARVTPRTIEGVSIPSTIERASINVTPLSDTSAFAIVSAQYGPGTGYWIDLESGTVTASHPFDQTSTQPCTASGTTVLVVTYHYGPERGQLVTALTPREDGSVQARYGWTNAQSAASVDTDTLAFGFANDQGDTMDEARIVQTGTIVEALRDGAANPEDAPLAGELCTPERAEVTLPLHEHRALQDVQRADAGYYALMGSEFSSTAEASNLLIRFDDGGVEQARAAVKARGGTEYRQLSVARYGTVALTARTELAKPKVTRSDVLFCNANLQPLSTLTTASNGMGSWLDDGSWLSVGLSLEASSGPKGSPEEAEAVGATEGGGTDDRLRVNYAITEQLDKEPTKPEEPDDPAKPEEPAGPSEDPQPLPKPDGTGDDAARKLAPTGDPTGPIAFAALVATLVASGALARKRSR encoded by the coding sequence ATGCTTCGAACCGTACGCCTCGCGACGCTGTCGGCCGTCGCCTCGATCGCCATCGTCCTCGCGAGCCTCACCATGCCGCCGAGCGCATACGCCTCGGAAGAGCCGCTCTCGCCGTGCGTCGCAACCGACGAGCAACGCGCGATTTACGCCGAGGACGGCACGCTGGAGGAGCGCGCCGCGTTCCAAGAAAGCCTCGACAACGACGAGCCCACCGCGGGCCTCATCCAGCAGGCCATCGCGCGCGAGCAGGCGAGCAACGGCATCGCCGCGAACGCGGTTCCCGGCAACGACGGCGGCATGGCCACCGTGGGCAAGGCGCACGTGCTGGCGCTGCGCGTGTCGTTCCCCGACAAGAAGTTCGAGGCGGGCGACACGCTCGAAGCGCTCCAGGCGCTCATCGGCCCGCGCAACGAGGGAGAAGCCGCGCTGCCGAGCGCCGGACCCTACCCCTACGAGAGCCTGCACGACTACTACCAGCGCGCATCATACGGAACGCTGAGCATCACCGGCGAAGCCTTCGATTACCAAGCGCAGCACGAGCGCGACCACTACACCGCCAACATCGGGCAGCTGTACAAGGAAGCGCTCGACCACCTCGAGGCCTCGGGAGTCGACCTCGCGCAGTTCGACGCGAACGGCGACGGCCGCATCGATGCCGTCTACCTGCACTTCGCGGGCGCCGATACCGGCTGGGGCAGCGTGTGGTGGAGCAACGAGCAGGTGCTGAACGTGCCAGACGCCACGTACGCGAACGGCGCCGTGCAGCTGTGGAACGCTGTCGCGCTGGCGAACCCGTGCGACACGGCATGGGCCGCGCAAACCATGATCCACGAGACGGGGCACGTGCTGGGCCTGCCCGACTACTACCAGTACGCCAGCCAGCAGGGAGGCTCGACGGGACGGACGGGCATCCTCACCTTCGACATCATGATGCTGAACCAGGGCGACCACAACGGCTTCTCGAAATGGATGCTGGGATGGCTGCCCGAAAACAAGATTACCCGTGTGTTCGCGAACGAGAACGGCATCGACGTCAAACGCGACGGCGCCGTGGTGCAGCACGTGGACCCCGCGGAGGACGGCAGCTCGTCCGTGGAGCAAGCGCTCGCGGCGTTCACGTCGGACGACCTGCACGAAACGGGCGGCATCATCGTGGTGGCGAACGAGGACGAGAGCATGTTCTCATCCTACTATCTGCTGCAATACGACCAGTTCGCCAGCAACCAAAGCGTGTACTACGGAGGCGCGCAGGGCGCCGAGAACATCCCGCTCCCCTCGGGATTCCGCCTGTACCGCGTGCAGGCCGAGGTGGGCTCCGGCGGAGACTACCTTGTGCACTCGAACGCTTACGGCACCACGCACAACCAGCTCATCGAGCTGGTCGACCCCGACATGAGCGAGCCCCATACGGAAACCAGCTCGCTCATCCCCTCGGCCATCGGATCGGACGAGTACGGCTGCATGCTCTACGAGGGCGACGGGGTGTCGCCGCAGGGGTATCCCTCCACGAACTTCTACGAGAACGCCAACGTCGGCTTCACCGGACTGACCATCTCGGTCACGGAAAGCGAGACCGACCAGGGCACGGTTGCCATCTTGTACTCGAACGCCGACAAGCCCGCCGACCCCGCCGACTTCACCCTCACGCCCACGTTCGACGCGGTGTCGAACGTATGCATGCTCACCTTCGAAGCCTCGCTCGCGCCGATGCTGACCTCGCCGCTTCCGGCCGCGACGCAGCTGATCGTGGACGGGCAACACCACGCCCTCCTCGACATCGCGGTGGACGGCACCACCGTGACCCTTTCCTGCCTGCTCGACGCCGGCAGCATCGGGCCGTCGTCCACGTGCGAGATCGTCTTCCCCGCCGGCCTGTTCACGCTGTCCCGCACGAGCGAGGGCACCACGTTCTCGCCGGAGATTCGCCTGCCGCTCAAAGCCAACGCGTCGCTGACCGCCGTCAGCCGCTCGGGCGTCTACCAGGGCACCGAGTACACCGACGATCTCGTTGCCACGAGCGACGTGTTCACCAGCCCGAACGGAACGAAGCGCTTCTTCCAGATCGCCGACGGCGCGCTGCGGCTGCACACGCTCGACGCCGACGATCTCGCGCGCGTGACTCCGCGCACGATCGAGGGGGTGAGCATCCCCTCAACGATCGAGCGCGCGTCGATCAACGTCACCCCGCTGTCCGATACCAGCGCGTTCGCCATCGTGTCCGCGCAGTACGGGCCCGGCACGGGATACTGGATCGACCTCGAAAGCGGCACGGTGACGGCCTCGCATCCCTTCGACCAGACCTCCACGCAGCCGTGCACCGCCAGCGGCACGACCGTCCTCGTGGTCACGTACCATTACGGACCGGAGCGCGGTCAGCTGGTCACTGCGCTGACGCCGCGCGAAGACGGCTCGGTGCAAGCGCGCTACGGCTGGACGAACGCGCAATCGGCCGCCTCCGTCGACACCGACACGCTCGCTTTCGGCTTCGCGAACGATCAGGGCGACACGATGGATGAAGCGCGGATCGTGCAAACGGGAACCATCGTCGAAGCGCTGCGCGACGGTGCCGCAAACCCCGAAGACGCCCCGTTGGCGGGCGAGCTCTGCACGCCCGAGCGTGCAGAGGTCACGCTGCCGCTGCACGAGCACCGCGCGCTGCAAGACGTACAGCGCGCCGACGCTGGCTACTACGCGCTGATGGGATCGGAATTCTCCTCCACAGCGGAGGCGTCGAACCTGCTCATCCGCTTCGACGATGGGGGTGTCGAGCAGGCACGCGCCGCCGTCAAAGCACGCGGGGGCACGGAGTACCGGCAGCTGAGCGTCGCTCGCTACGGCACCGTGGCGCTGACGGCGCGCACCGAGCTGGCGAAGCCGAAGGTCACACGCTCCGACGTGCTGTTCTGCAACGCGAACCTGCAACCGCTCTCCACGCTGACCACGGCGTCGAACGGCATGGGCTCTTGGCTCGACGACGGAAGCTGGCTGAGCGTAGGCCTGAGCCTGGAAGCGTCTTCGGGGCCCAAGGGGTCGCCCGAGGAAGCGGAGGCCGTCGGAGCGACCGAAGGCGGGGGAACCGACGACCGCCTGCGCGTGAACTACGCGATCACCGAGCAGCTGGACAAGGAACCGACGAAGCCGGAGGAACCAGATGACCCGGCGAAGCCGGAGGAGCCCGCGGGGCCGAGCGAGGACCCGCAACCGCTTCCGAAGCCGGACGGCACGGGCGACGATGCGGCGCGCAAGCTCGCGCCCACCGGCGACCCCACCGGCCCGATCGCGTTTGCAGCGCTGGTCGCGACGCTGGTTGCCAGCGGTGCGCTCGCGCGCAAACGCTCCCGGTAG
- a CDS encoding exodeoxyribonuclease III codes for MRFISWNVNGLRAVLNKGFEDIVCEIDADIVALQETKLQEGQATLDLPQYREYWSYAEKKGYSGTAIFCKEEPLQALHGLGFPHLDTEGRIVALEFPKFWFVDVYTPNAQNELARIAHRMEWDDAFRDFCKGLEEGVLPAGAPVERPAPGEGHVCISELPLTQPGETADPKPVVMCGDFNVAHQEIDLKNPGPNRGKAGFSDEERGKFTDLLEVGFVDSFRHLHPDVTGAYSWWSYRFKARQTNAGWRIDYFLVSDELAPKITSACIYDEVYGSDHCPVGIELEL; via the coding sequence ATGCGCTTCATCTCGTGGAACGTCAACGGCTTGCGCGCCGTGCTCAACAAGGGCTTCGAGGACATCGTGTGCGAAATCGACGCCGATATCGTGGCCTTGCAGGAAACGAAGCTGCAGGAGGGCCAAGCGACGCTCGACCTGCCGCAATATCGCGAGTACTGGAGCTATGCCGAGAAGAAGGGCTACTCCGGCACCGCGATCTTCTGCAAGGAGGAGCCGCTGCAGGCGCTGCACGGCTTAGGCTTCCCGCATCTCGACACCGAGGGGCGCATCGTGGCGCTCGAGTTCCCGAAGTTCTGGTTCGTGGACGTGTACACGCCGAACGCGCAGAACGAGCTGGCGCGCATCGCCCATCGCATGGAGTGGGACGACGCGTTCCGCGATTTCTGCAAGGGTCTCGAAGAGGGCGTGCTGCCCGCCGGCGCGCCCGTCGAGCGCCCCGCTCCAGGCGAGGGGCACGTGTGCATCAGCGAGCTGCCGCTGACGCAGCCGGGCGAGACAGCCGACCCGAAACCCGTCGTCATGTGCGGCGACTTCAACGTGGCGCATCAGGAGATCGACCTCAAGAACCCGGGCCCGAACCGCGGCAAGGCCGGTTTCTCGGACGAGGAGCGCGGCAAGTTCACCGACCTGCTGGAAGTCGGGTTCGTCGACTCATTCCGCCACCTGCATCCCGACGTGACGGGCGCGTACTCGTGGTGGAGCTACCGCTTCAAGGCGCGCCAGACGAATGCGGGGTGGCGCATCGACTACTTCCTGGTCAGCGACGAGCTTGCCCCGAAGATTACCAGCGCTTGCATCTACGACGAAGTCTACGGCAGCGACCACTGCCCGGTGGGCATCGAGCTGGAGCTGTAG
- the folE gene encoding GTP cyclohydrolase I FolE: MDRAKIEEGVRLILEGVGEDPRREGLLKTPERVAKMYEEVFAGLTEDPAEHFETTFDEHHEEMVLVRDIPFYSMCEHHLVPFFGVAHVAYIPAADGRICGLSKLARLVDAFAKRPQVQERLTSQIADTLIEQLHPQGVIVVLEAEHMCMSMRGVKKPGTKTMTSAVRGAFEKSQATRAEALSLIFARR; encoded by the coding sequence ATGGATAGAGCGAAAATCGAAGAGGGCGTGCGGCTCATTCTCGAGGGCGTGGGAGAGGATCCCCGGCGCGAGGGGCTGCTGAAAACTCCCGAGCGCGTGGCGAAGATGTACGAAGAGGTGTTCGCCGGGCTCACCGAAGACCCTGCCGAGCATTTCGAAACCACGTTCGACGAGCATCACGAGGAAATGGTCCTTGTGCGCGACATCCCGTTCTACTCGATGTGCGAGCATCACCTCGTGCCGTTCTTCGGCGTGGCGCACGTCGCCTACATCCCGGCGGCCGACGGGCGTATCTGCGGCCTGTCGAAGCTCGCGCGCCTAGTGGATGCGTTCGCGAAGCGCCCGCAGGTACAGGAGCGCCTGACCTCGCAAATCGCCGACACCCTGATCGAACAACTGCATCCGCAGGGCGTGATCGTGGTGCTGGAAGCCGAGCACATGTGCATGAGCATGCGCGGCGTGAAGAAGCCGGGCACGAAAACCATGACGAGCGCCGTCCGCGGTGCCTTCGAGAAAAGCCAAGCGACGCGCGCCGAAGCGCTGTCGCTCATCTTCGCACGCCGCTAA
- a CDS encoding ACT domain-containing protein: MKCVVSVLGKDRSGIVAEVATALAACGANIDDISQTILDDIFSMTMLTTLNPEVADFNAVQEKLEAVGESLGVQIIIQREDVFQFMYKI, encoded by the coding sequence ATGAAGTGTGTAGTCTCCGTTCTGGGCAAGGACCGCAGCGGCATCGTCGCCGAGGTTGCCACGGCGCTTGCCGCATGCGGCGCGAACATCGACGACATCAGCCAGACCATCCTGGACGACATCTTCTCGATGACCATGCTGACCACGCTCAATCCCGAGGTGGCCGACTTCAACGCGGTGCAGGAGAAGCTTGAGGCTGTGGGCGAGTCCCTCGGCGTCCAGATCATCATCCAGCGCGAGGACGTCTTCCAGTTCATGTATAAGATCTAA
- a CDS encoding FAD-binding protein, producing MEGNLNRRSFVKGAALSAAGLIAGSALAACSPATGTSESKPDAAQTAVANSAGQQWSFEIAPDPIGDDAIAETVETDVVVVGGGMSGLVAAASCAENGLKVTLISASKGPVSRGGSNNGVYSKVMEEMGIPRMDPTWFYRKEYLANGGNFKPALWYKFYNNSEEAINWIIDIAAKAGIKTTIESGPEYKEGDPMFTPPAAHAFYVDDSELKGSIGNGEGHIATEMGRYVAEDLGVDVRWNVKGEQLVRGGVANGTEGRVDAVIASNADGTFTKYVGSKAVIMATGDFSHDRDMMERYCPQAVELCDFTTDINYDQGIWMGGLMPGDGHKMELWVGGAWQKEPNNIMLGRPNLPGDQPYTSHTGLMVDNAGHRFMNEDALGGLACATIMHLPEKTAYCIWGANRAEAGGPWGAINYPHGEYFTTEEVIERWDTDADGFGIVKADTREEVISKLGLPAATIETVERYNKMCEAGVDTDFYKTADKLIPIGENDGPFYGASFSPGFLTSLGGLRTDPDLRVLDKDDQPIEGLFNAGCMIGNFYSGTYTFAMEGMNYGATCITLPYVLGKDLAAGKLD from the coding sequence ATGGAGGGCAATCTGAATCGTCGCAGCTTCGTCAAAGGGGCGGCGCTGAGCGCCGCGGGCCTCATTGCGGGTAGCGCGTTGGCCGCATGCTCGCCCGCAACGGGAACGTCGGAAAGCAAACCGGATGCCGCTCAGACGGCGGTTGCGAACAGCGCCGGGCAGCAATGGAGCTTCGAGATCGCACCCGACCCCATCGGCGACGACGCGATCGCGGAGACGGTCGAAACCGACGTCGTGGTGGTGGGCGGCGGCATGAGCGGACTGGTGGCCGCCGCTTCCTGCGCTGAAAACGGCTTGAAGGTGACGCTCATCAGCGCATCGAAGGGACCCGTGAGTCGCGGCGGATCCAATAACGGCGTGTACTCGAAGGTTATGGAGGAGATGGGCATTCCGCGCATGGATCCCACGTGGTTCTACCGCAAGGAGTACCTGGCCAACGGCGGCAACTTCAAACCGGCCCTGTGGTACAAGTTCTACAACAACTCCGAGGAAGCCATCAACTGGATCATCGACATAGCGGCCAAAGCCGGCATCAAGACCACGATCGAGTCGGGCCCGGAATACAAAGAGGGCGACCCCATGTTCACGCCGCCCGCGGCCCACGCGTTCTACGTTGACGACAGCGAGTTGAAGGGCTCCATCGGAAACGGCGAGGGACACATCGCAACGGAGATGGGACGATACGTCGCCGAAGACCTGGGAGTAGACGTGCGTTGGAACGTCAAGGGCGAGCAACTGGTGCGCGGCGGGGTCGCCAACGGCACCGAAGGACGCGTGGACGCGGTCATCGCCTCCAACGCCGACGGTACGTTCACCAAATACGTCGGTTCCAAGGCGGTCATCATGGCAACCGGCGATTTCTCCCACGACAGGGACATGATGGAACGCTACTGCCCCCAGGCCGTCGAGCTGTGCGACTTCACGACCGACATCAATTACGACCAGGGCATATGGATGGGCGGGCTCATGCCCGGAGACGGTCATAAAATGGAGCTGTGGGTGGGCGGCGCATGGCAAAAGGAGCCCAACAACATCATGCTCGGCCGTCCCAATCTTCCCGGCGACCAACCGTATACGAGCCATACCGGCCTCATGGTGGACAACGCCGGCCACCGTTTCATGAACGAGGACGCGTTGGGAGGCCTTGCCTGCGCAACCATCATGCATCTGCCCGAGAAGACCGCCTATTGCATCTGGGGAGCCAATCGCGCCGAAGCGGGCGGCCCGTGGGGCGCCATCAACTACCCTCATGGCGAGTACTTCACCACTGAAGAGGTTATCGAACGCTGGGACACGGATGCCGACGGCTTCGGCATCGTCAAAGCGGATACGCGCGAAGAAGTGATCTCGAAGCTCGGCCTGCCCGCAGCGACCATCGAGACCGTCGAGCGTTACAACAAGATGTGCGAAGCGGGCGTAGACACCGACTTCTACAAGACCGCCGACAAGCTCATCCCCATCGGCGAGAACGACGGCCCCTTCTACGGCGCGTCCTTCTCCCCCGGCTTCCTCACCTCTTTGGGCGGCCTGCGCACCGACCCCGACCTTCGCGTGCTCGACAAGGACGATCAGCCGATCGAAGGCCTGTTCAACGCCGGTTGCATGATCGGCAACTTCTACTCGGGCACCTACACGTTCGCGATGGAGGGCATGAACTACGGAGCCACCTGCATCACCTTGCCGTACGTCCTCGGCAAGGATCTGGCCGCAGGCAAGCTGGATTAA